A section of the Nerophis ophidion isolate RoL-2023_Sa linkage group LG16, RoL_Noph_v1.0, whole genome shotgun sequence genome encodes:
- the LOC133535109 gene encoding uncharacterized protein LOC133535109 isoform X4 — MLLYVLVLMAYRSSRWMPRKQRLNFQIINVLFTALVVVPQLYVIARPKSSRYCKQPLVNNMSASIALSLIASGFSVVFTLTETVPQGLWASFQVFGLLSLGHTVCSAILTLTASACAATTPELYHLSLFLSLASILSTGALVVKGVLWLTEGRNKSKESSCHPICSHKYFMWQQVIR; from the exons ATGTTGCTGTATGTGTTGGTCCTCATGGCGTATCGCAGCAGCAGATGGATGCCCAGGAAGCAGAGACTCAACTT CCAAATAATCAACGTGCTGTTCACAGCCCTCGTGGTGGTCCCTCAGCTGTACGTCATCGCCAG GCCCAAATCGTCAAGATACTGCAAGCAGCCTTTAGTGAACAACATGTCAGCGTCCATCGCCTTGTCCCTCATCGCATCAG GGTTTTCGGTGGTCTTCACCCTAACCGAGACAGTTCCTCAGGGCTTGTGGGCGTCCTTCCAGGTGTTTGGATTGCTTTCCTTGGGACACACAGTGTGCAGCGCCATCTTGACACTGACTGCGTCCGCATGC GCCGCAACCACACCCGAGCTGTACCACCTGTCTCTGTTCCTTTCGCTGGCTTCCATTCTGAGCACAG GTGCACTTGTGGTCAAAGGAGTCCTGTGGTTGACAGAAGGCAGGAACAAGTCAAAAGAGTCCAGCTGCCATCCAATCTGCTCACATAAATATTTCATGTGGCAGCAG
- the h6pd gene encoding GDH/6PGL endoplasmic bifunctional protein has translation MFVSVVLLVLMLCAHGGRGEDDVKKQSRGHVSVVIVGGTGDLARKYLWQGFFQLYLNHVSMGNTFSFYAGGQSPPDKATPIFFDIVKAVSCTKDVPEQRCAVLKEQFLRLAQYRQLKTPEDYQDLSKHIERQAQEEGLTEAGRLFYLSVPAFAYADVANKIHTGCRPAAGGAWLRVVLEKPFGHDLRSAQVLAAQLGNSLQEEEMYRIDHYLGKQVVSKILPFRVENRKFLDPIWNKQHIERIEIVMKETLDVKGRIPFYDQYGVIRDVIQNHLTEVLTLLMMKLPANLSDSEEILQNKLHVFSSLLPLGKNQAVMGQYQAYQAEVQQELNKTKDHVSLTPTFAAVLAHTEAAQYEGVPVLLLAGKMLDQRVGYARVLFKNDVFCVQDQHNLHCKPKQIIFYFGHGNLQYPAVLVTKNLFKPSVMEGKWKEVTEQADILVVGLPASHYYILTPKVQQEAYAELISHIFTGHKNTFISTENLLASWGFWTPLLQSLAGSFPRIYPGGADNGDLLDVCLKGKEIGFTSEAVIISPDHIGGASAASFQTMQGKFRNGTMVSAWAEELVECLAADIQEAAEAAVLQGGVFHLALSGGATPIALFQRLALHHFSFPWRNTHIWMVDERCVPLSDSESNFFNLQRHLLQHVHVPYLNIHPMLVQVGQRLCVEDDHAVQMYQEEITNHVNASSFHFVLLGVGHDGHTASLFPGGDATDSQEGLVVLSESPVKPHRRMSLTLGAINRAQKVAVLVLGKSKHELITQLSRSKDRPDKWPVTGVRPSEGSLVWYIDYDALLG, from the exons atgtttgtgtctgtGGTCCTGCTTGTGCTCATGCTGTGCGCTCATGGAGGACGAGGCGAAGACGATGTGAAGAAGCAGAGCCGTGGTCATGTTTCCGTGGTCATAGTCGGCGGCACGGGGGATTTGGCCAGGAAGTACTTGTGGCAGGGCTTCTTCCAGCTCTACCTGAACCACGTCAGTATGGGAAACACCTTCTCCTTCTATGCTGGTGGACAGTCTCCTCCAGACAAAGCAACGCCCATTTTCTTCGATATTGTGAAGGCGGTGTCGTGCACAAAGGATGTGCCAGAACAGCGCTGCGCCGTGCTGAAGGAGCAGTTCTTGCGACTAGCCCAATATCGGCAGCTCAAGACCCCGGAGGACTACCAGGACTTGTCCAAACACATTGAGCGGCAGGCCCAAGAGGAAGGTCTGACCGAAGCTGGGCGACTATTCTACCTCTCCGTGCCGGCATTCGCCTACGCTGATGTCGCAAATAAAATCCACACCGGTTGCCGTCCTGCCGCAGGAGGTGCGTGGCTCCGAGTTGTCCTGGAGAAACCTTTTGGACACGACCTGAGAAGCGCTCAAGTGCTGGCGGCTCAGCTTGGGAACTCGTTGCAGGAGGAAGAAATGTACAGAATTGACCACTACTTGGGGAAGCAG GTGGTGTCCAAGATTCTTCCATTCAGAGTAGAAAACAGAAAGTTTCTGGACCCCATTTGGAACAAGCAGCACATTGAAAGAATAGAAATTGTTATGAAAGAGACACTGGATGTGAAAG GTCGCATTCCCTTCTATGACCAGTACGGCGTGATCAGAGACGTGATACAGAACCACCTGACTGAAGTCCTGACTCTACTGATGATGAAGCTTCCTGCAAATCTCAGCGACAGTGAGGAAATTCTCCAGAACAAGCTTCATGTCTTCAGTTCTCTGCTGCCTTTAGGCAAGAACCAAGCGGTGATGGGCCAGTACCAAGCGTACCAAGCTGAGGTCCAGCAGGAGCTCAACAAGACCAAAGATCACGTCAGCCTGACACCAACGTTTGCCG CCGTGTTGGCGCACACGGAGGCGGCGCAGTACGAGGGCGTGCCCGTTCTTCTGCTGGCAGGGAAGATGTTGGACCAGCGCGTGGGATACGCACGTGTTCTCTTTAAGAATGACGTGTTCTGTGTGCAGGACCAGCACAACCTTCACTGCAAGCCCAAGCAGATCATTTTCTACTTTGGCCACGGCAACCTTCAATACCCAGCAGTCCTGGTGACCAAGAACCTCTTCAAGCCTTCTGTGATGGAGGGCAAGTGGAAGGAAGTGACAGAGCAAGCGGATATTCTTGTTGTGGGCTTGCCAGCTTCACATTACTACATCCTAACCCCAAAAGTGCAGCAGGAAGCTTATGCAGAACTCATCTCTCACATCTTCACTGGACACAAAAATACTTTCATTAGTACTGAGAATCTTTTAGCTTCTTGGGGTTTTTGGACGCCGCTGCTTCAGAGCTTAGCAGGCTCCTTTCCCCGCATCTACCCTGGAGGCGCCGACAACGGAGACCTGTTGGACGTTTGTCTGAAGGGGAAGGAGATCGGCTTCACCAGCGAGGCGGTGATCATCAGCCCGGATCACATAGGCGGAGCGTCGGCCGCTAGTTTCCAGACCATGCAAGGGAAGTTCCGTAACGGCACTATGGTGTCCGCTTGGGCCGAGGAGCTGGTGGAGTGTCTGGCGGCAGACATCCAGGAAGCGGCAGAGGCGGCGGTGCTCCAAGGCGGCGTTTTCCATCTGGCCCTCTCCGGTGGGGCCACGCCCATCGCTCTCTTCCAGAGGCTGGCCTTGCACCACTTCTCCTTCCCGTGGAGGAACACCCACATTTGGATGGTGGACGAACGCTGCGTGCCGCTCAGCGATTCTGAGTCCAACTTCTTTAACCTCCAGCGGCATCTTCTGCAGCATGTGCACGTCCCCTACCTCAACATCCACCCCATGTTGGTGCAGGTGGGCCAGCGTCTCTGCGTGGAGGATGACCACGCAGTACAAATGTACCAGGAGGAGATCACCAACCACGTCAACGCCTCCAGCTTCCACTTTGTGCTCCTGGGAGTCGGCCACGACGGCCACACGGCGTCGCTTTTCCCTGGCGGCGATGCCACCGACAGCCAGGAGGGTCTAGTGGTCCTCAGCGAGAGCCCCGTGAAGCCACACCGCCGCATGAGCCTCACCCTCGGTGCCATCAACCGAGCTCAAAAGGTGGCCGTGTTAGTGTTGGGCAAAAGCAAACACGAGCTCATCACCCAGCTGAGCCGCAGCAAGGACCGGCCTGACAAGTGGCCCGTCACGGGGGTCCGACCCTCTGAAGGCTCGCTAGTCTGGTACATCGACTATGATGCTCTTTTAGGTTAG
- the LOC133535109 gene encoding uncharacterized protein LOC133535109 isoform X3 yields MLLYVLVLMAYRSSRWMPRKQRLNFQIINVLFTALVVVPQLYVIARPKSSRYCKQPLVNNMSASIALSLIASGFSVVFTLTETVPQGLWASFQVFGLLSLGHTVCSAILTLTASACAATTPELYHLSLFLSLASILSTGALVVKGVLWLTEGRNKSKESSCHPICSHKYFMWQQVTQNYGNESHF; encoded by the exons ATGTTGCTGTATGTGTTGGTCCTCATGGCGTATCGCAGCAGCAGATGGATGCCCAGGAAGCAGAGACTCAACTT CCAAATAATCAACGTGCTGTTCACAGCCCTCGTGGTGGTCCCTCAGCTGTACGTCATCGCCAG GCCCAAATCGTCAAGATACTGCAAGCAGCCTTTAGTGAACAACATGTCAGCGTCCATCGCCTTGTCCCTCATCGCATCAG GGTTTTCGGTGGTCTTCACCCTAACCGAGACAGTTCCTCAGGGCTTGTGGGCGTCCTTCCAGGTGTTTGGATTGCTTTCCTTGGGACACACAGTGTGCAGCGCCATCTTGACACTGACTGCGTCCGCATGC GCCGCAACCACACCCGAGCTGTACCACCTGTCTCTGTTCCTTTCGCTGGCTTCCATTCTGAGCACAG GTGCACTTGTGGTCAAAGGAGTCCTGTGGTTGACAGAAGGCAGGAACAAGTCAAAAGAGTCCAGCTGCCATCCAATCTGCTCACATAAATATTTCATGTGGCAGCAGGTAACTCAAAACTACGGCAATGAAAGTCACTTTTAA